A window of Fusarium musae strain F31 chromosome 1, whole genome shotgun sequence genomic DNA:
GCTCAGACCTCGATTGCAGCGAATGAGCATTATTCCGGGGTTGTTGGGGCGCAGCAAGTGCTGAGTTGTCTGTCCCATCGCCAACCACTCAATGGCAGTACGATTCCCGTCATcattaatatctttaggCTTAAAGTACTATCATGTGCCAGGGAAGCTATATCAAACGGGTTGGAGGGTAGACCAGGGGTTGCGGCTGCCAGGATCAACGAGACTGCCGACAACCCATGATTTCCCGATGACAGTGAGCCGCGCACAGGTCTTGCTCATGTAGCACCAGTATATGATGTACATCGGTCGTGGCAGCGGGTAGCATCGCCTGCAGCAACGATATGGGGATGATCCATATTGGCGATTTGTTCCGCTAGGGATAATAGTATCGACTCAGAGTGAGTGCATCATGACGGCGGCGGAACACCGTGCGGTCATGGGGCATAGATGCCACTATCGAACGAAGAGCTGGACGTCGGGTCCAGGAGAGCCTCCTGGCGACACCTCATGCAGTGCACGAAGCCGGCATGAATCTTTGTTCGGGTGCTGCCAGGCGGACGCGACCGCGCGGAGCTCCGACAAACGCCGTCCGGATCAATGGCTGACGAGCATGGCCGGTCCGGTCGATGGTAACAACACCGAGATCATCGCAGAGAGTTAGTGCGGAATGCAAGGAACCGGCCTGGATTAGGTGGCTTGTTTGTCGATTACGGGTTTCAACCAAAGTGGTAATAAGCGGGCAGATGAGCGCTTTGACAGTATCGAGACTTTCGAATATGCCGgttagttatttatatctgAGCTAATGCCGCCCATGGAGGTTTGAGCAGCTTGTGGTGTATGGCTGGATCCTCCTAGTGGCCTCTGTATCAGATCATGGGAGGGTAACATATCTTGAGGCCTAGTCGAATATCCATCTCAGATCCTTCCCCACATTCAGCCAGTCGACAATCTACGGGAGGAGGCCTACTGTACCAACGTACTACCTACCATGTAGATGCCGCACTCTTATGGGTGGACTTCAGACAGACATGCACCTGCAGGCTTCGCTTGGACTTCATGCGTGGAGAGATAAAAGGAAACTAACTGGAGGTATTCGTGACACGGCATTACGAAGGTTACTCCGAAATGGGAACATATTGCGATATTCCGCGGATGTGCAAGCCAAGACGAACATCAATTGCTTTTTCCTCCCTCACATTGACGGCAGCTGATGAGTTACATACCAGATTTGATAATGAATGCCTGTGCTGAATCCCTACAATTTCCATCTTGGGTAGGGATGCTTGTTTAAGATGAAGCAAGCTGCTTTTGGCTGAAAGCTCAAGAACCACGCCTGGCCTATCATGGGCATTATTGCATGTAGGGAACTAGGTATAATGCATGCAGGTAATCATGTTCGCACTAATGAGCTACTTACTGTACGTACATACAATTaattaggtacctacctatcttaCAGTAATATTGGGTCCtgcctgttgatgatgaagttgacgTCGTTGCCGCTTCAGATCTAAACGGACCAATCCCGTCTCTATATCAAAAGTTGAAACAACCCCAACCCTCCCCCCCCCGCCAGCagcctaccttaccttcaGGCGGGAAATATATgtactgtactccgtagatgaTACCTATGTAGTCATGATATTAGGTGCTTTTGCTTTATACATTGGGCACGCCCAGAGTTTCGCCAGATACTGTCTTCTGGCTCGGagcccttttttttttttttttttttttttttttttttttttttttttttttttttttttttttttttgcttttacttttatttgctttttttttcttctttttttttctcttttcttttcttttcttttccgcTCATGCTTTTGCATCCTCCTTGATGCTAGTTAGCCTTTAGTTAGCACGTTAGCTGGTGTTCCTCAAAACCCTGGACTGCATAATCATAACCCCACCACACTCACTCAAGCTCGATCACTGTCATTGTTTCTCATCAAACATAGGCAAAGCTcagctcttttcttccttggaAATACCACTTTGACCCGTGGAATTCGGTTCTCATTTTTGCCCTACCTGGTCCTGAGAGCGGCGCAGGCGTCTCGCAAGTACCTCATTCTTTGACCGTTCCtccaaagcaaagcaaagcaaagcaaagcaaagcaaagcaaagcaaagacaAGCGTCTCAGCCAAAAACACACCGAGAAATTTCCCCGCCTAGGTCCATCCATCCAGACTCTCATTTTAGCCATGGCCGACGTTCCGCTCGTTGTTATCTCAGAATTCGCGCAGTCAGAGCGCCGCATTACACCGTCATGGTCCATCTCCCAACTCAAGGGCAAGCTTGAGACTGTCACTGGTGTTCCGCCCTCTTGCCAACGGCTCTCCCTCAAGCCCACAGCTGGCGCAGAGGCCATCGCTATTGAGGCGCCTAACGAGGACGACACCCACTTGTCCAACTTTCCCCTGGCCCCGTATGCAGAGCTTCATGTAAGTCAGAGTGCATCATAGCACGGCCTCTCATTTGTCAGCTTCTTTCCCGTACCATGTGCCTTGGCCGAGATATTCTCGCTGTCCTTCGCTCTTCTGTCTTCGGTGTTCCTATCGACAAGTTTTCAAGGTTCCCACGTCCTTGTTATTCACCGGTGCTGAGCTGGCACCTGAGAAGTGTGGCGAGGGGGGGCCGAGCGGGAGAGGCGGTGGGAGTTGAGCGGCTGCGTATGTGCGCGCGTTCAGGGACCAGAGTATCGTCACTGTTTTAGTGGTGCCACCATGAACTTTTTCTACCCTCCAATACTTTGGATAAGGCTGACAGGGATCCAACCTGGCAGGTTATTGACACACGGCCTGCGGCCTCCAGGATCAACTTGAACGACACCGCGGGCGTCGACAAATATGTCATGCCCGAGGAAGAGTACGAGAAAAAGACGGACTCGGTCCTAGCCTGGAAGAAGGCTCAGAAGTTAGGCCGTTTCGACCCAGATGCCCCCAGCCACGAAGAGGCCAAGCTACAGGCTCTTGACCGCGAGGTTGCCACGCGGGGCATTGCTGTCGGCCGACGGTGTCGCGTTGGCGGTGAGGATACTCGGCGCGGTGTCATCCAGTACGTCGGTGAGGTCAAGGAGATCCCCGGCGGTCTCGGGTCATGGGTGGGAGTCCAGTTCGATGAGCCCGTTGGCAAGAATGATGGTAGCATCGCTGGTACTCGATACTGGGGTGAGCCCTCTGAGCTCAAGCATGGCGTCTTTGTAAGGCCAGAGCGGGTTGAGGTGGGCGATTTTCCTGCTCTAGACGACTTGGAAGATATGGAGGAGATTTAGACGTTTCGAGAGTGAACAGCTCGATGGTCTAGGGTTGGTGGTTCTCTGTTGAGTAAACATTGATAACTACAGCAAACATTGTACCAGGTGGTTGTAATTAGAGCTAGGCTCCATGGCAAGTCTACTCTCCGAAGTACTTTCAGCCAGGAGTAATTTCATCGTAGCCGGAGCCTGGCAACTTGGTTGTGCTAGGCCATCAGGTCTGCCAGCTTTACAAAACACGGGTACACAAAGCAGCCACCAAACCGAGATCTCACAAGCCAGATCCTTCCGTCCACTTTGTGAAACACATGAGTGAGCATCCCGAGATCTATCATCATAGATTCCCGGCCCCTGCGTAAGATCTCTCCGTCGTACGCGGTGGCCATCTGGTCTCCCCTGCATCTCTTGAGCAACGCGATTCCCGATCCGTGAAATCTTGCAGCAACGGCTCGGCAACTTTAttccaacatcaacaaccattTTATAGCAGTCCTTATATATCCAGGGTGAGCTTAACCGTAGTCGAGAATCGTTTGCGGACGTTTTAGGTGATGTAGTTGTCGAGTTATCCTAGATCAAAGACCACGATTGTGTTATatggtgcagggtaggtaTGTGGGTATCAAACTCTGAGATGCTAACAGGTATATATTCACTTCATCTGTAGTATGTAAACAGCACTTTTGTGTAACTGAATTGGGTCAATCTGAACTCTTAAAGCTGGTCTTCACGTCAATGGTTGCATCTCTCCTGTGCCTTGCTATTTTAGGAGGTTACTATGGCTATGTGGCATAGCTAAGCGTCCTTTTGACCTTTTGGCTGATACTATGCTTCTATTACAAAAGCACAAGATGGCACCTATAAAATTAATCTCTGTTTGGACCCGAGCATCGATCGGAACCAGTATATGACCATAGCAGTACTGCAGGCCCTGTGCTGTATCGGACGCCTTTGAAGAGTGTAGCATAGGGCCGTGTACATCACGACTATCGGTCTTGGAGTATATATTTGAAATTCACAAGTACTACACTGCACCGTATATATACTCCTATATAGTCTCTCAGGAAGGGTTGGTGTTCTATGCCATTTATAGCTTATGTAGATATTGATGTGATGATCATAACGGGATATCTGACTACTCACTAAGTCTTCGGTAGCATCTCTGATCGCTGGGTGATCAGCCATTGTTAGATACAAAATCCATGTAGCACTGGGGTTCTTAGAGATGGATTGCCACTAGATACCAGCGTCTTGAGTATCGGTGAACCATATCGCCATCTGTAAATGGCACACCCAGGACAGAGCATTTCCCTGGACTATTCGCTCGGAATACATCCGAACAAAACATCTTTCCAAACTCCTTGTGCTTTCTAAGCTTGAGTGTTGCTACTATGATAACACAATAGCTAAATAGTACATCGAGAAAGTGTAACAGTGACGTCTAAATGACCTGATTATAATATCGTTCAGTCAAAATGTTGTTTACCATTCAAATACCATCTATTTCAGGGTATCATACCCTCTCTTGT
This region includes:
- a CDS encoding hypothetical protein (BUSCO:EOG0926505R) codes for the protein MADVPLVVISEFAQSERRITPSWSISQLKGKLETVTGVPPSCQRLSLKPTAGAEAIAIEAPNEDDTHLSNFPLAPYAELHVIDTRPAASRINLNDTAGVDKYVMPEEEYEKKTDSVLAWKKAQKLGRFDPDAPSHEEAKLQALDREVATRGIAVGRRCRVGGEDTRRGVIQYVGEVKEIPGGLGSWVGVQFDEPVGKNDGSIAGTRYWGEPSELKHGVFVRPERVEVGDFPALDDLEDMEEI